One Dictyoglomus thermophilum H-6-12 DNA window includes the following coding sequences:
- a CDS encoding V-type ATP synthase subunit D gives MPLRVNPNRMELLRLKKRLAIARRGHKLLQDKLEGLIQRFMEEVQNYRTLRELTEREFLEFLAIGGTLYIRLSGPLWESLLQINDGKTTISQKLEKRMNIPVKELTIENVYTPLYSYIETPYVMDELVERWSRIVENIIVLANKERYLISLAEEIERTKRRVNALEYKLIPQIEETIKLITVKLEELERSNFFRLLRLKES, from the coding sequence ATGCCTCTTAGAGTAAATCCTAATCGAATGGAACTTTTAAGATTAAAAAAGAGACTTGCTATTGCAAGAAGGGGTCATAAACTTCTTCAAGATAAGTTAGAGGGTTTGATTCAGAGATTTATGGAAGAAGTTCAAAATTATAGAACCTTAAGGGAGTTAACAGAGAGAGAATTCCTTGAATTTTTGGCAATAGGAGGTACTCTTTATATAAGGCTTTCTGGTCCACTTTGGGAAAGTTTGCTTCAGATAAATGATGGTAAAACTACTATATCTCAAAAGTTAGAAAAGAGAATGAATATACCTGTTAAAGAACTTACTATTGAGAATGTTTATACTCCTCTTTATAGTTATATAGAAACTCCTTATGTTATGGATGAGCTTGTAGAAAGATGGAGTAGGATAGTTGAGAATATAATAGTCCTTGCAAATAAGGAAAGATACCTGATTTCTCTTGCAGAAGAGATTGAGAGAACTAAGCGAAGAGTAAATGCTTTAGAATATAAGCTTATACCTCAAATAGAAGAGACTATTAAATTAATAACTGTTAAATTAGAGGAACTTGAGAGGAGTAATTTCTTTAGACTTTTGAGATTGAAGGAATCTTGA
- the rpmB gene encoding 50S ribosomal protein L28 — protein sequence MSRRCEICGKGPWTGLQVSHSHRRTKTRWLPNLHKVRALVNGKVKTIKVCTRCLKAGKVQKVV from the coding sequence ATGTCAAGAAGATGCGAAATTTGTGGCAAAGGTCCATGGACTGGATTGCAAGTATCTCACTCTCATCGTAGGACTAAAACCAGATGGCTTCCTAATCTTCATAAAGTTCGTGCTCTTGTTAATGGAAAAGTTAAAACCATAAAAGTGTGTACCCGTTGTTTGAAGGCTGGAAAAGTGCAAAAGGTAGTGTAG
- a CDS encoding V-type ATP synthase subunit F yields the protein MNENKIAIIGLGSLIEVFRIFGLDVYPVRNPDEAYEIYMSLSEKEYSLIIVLESVAGKIVENLKGKGKIPLILPDTFSNRKMGEELLRDMAEKALGIDIISEGEGYYGRKNS from the coding sequence ATGAATGAGAATAAAATTGCCATAATAGGACTTGGTAGTCTTATAGAGGTTTTTAGGATTTTTGGTCTTGATGTATATCCTGTTAGAAACCCTGACGAGGCATACGAAATTTATATGAGTCTTTCAGAGAAAGAATATTCTCTAATTATTGTCCTTGAGAGCGTAGCTGGAAAAATAGTTGAGAATTTAAAAGGTAAAGGAAAGATTCCTTTGATCCTACCTGATACTTTTTCCAATAGAAAGATGGGAGAAGAGCTTTTGAGAGATATGGCTGAAAAGGCCTTAGGAATTGATATTATTTCTGAAGGAGAGGGATATTATGGAAGGAAAAATAGTTAG
- a CDS encoding V-type ATP synthase subunit B codes for MPKEYTSVSKISGPLVLVENIENVKYGEVVEVKLANGEIRQGQVLEAQEGAALVQMFASTQDLSLKGMRVKFLGHVLEINLSPEILGRTFDGLGRPRDGGPEIIPQKRMDINGSPINPYSRAYPQEFIQTGISAIDGMNTIVRGQKIPIFSGAGLPHATLAAQIARQARLLNEEEKFAVVFGAMGITFEEANFFIENFKNTGALERTVLFINLANDPVIERIATPRFALTAAEYLAFDLDMHVLVILSDMTNYAEALREVSASRKEVPGRRGYPGYLYTDLATLYERAGRIRGKKGSITLLPILTMPEDDRTHPIPDLTGYITEGQIFLSRELHRRGIYPPIDVLQSLSRLMRGGIGEGRTRKDHGDLSNQLYAAYSRGLEAKELAVVLGEAALTEEDVQFLEFAEAFEMEFIKQGEYENRSIFETLDLGWKLLRRLPRSSLKRIRPEYLDEFWGKEDAS; via the coding sequence ATGCCTAAAGAATATACTTCAGTATCGAAAATAAGTGGGCCTTTAGTTTTAGTGGAGAATATTGAAAATGTAAAATATGGAGAAGTAGTAGAAGTAAAGCTTGCTAATGGTGAAATAAGGCAAGGACAAGTGCTTGAAGCTCAAGAGGGCGCTGCTTTAGTACAGATGTTTGCAAGCACACAGGATTTATCTTTGAAAGGAATGCGAGTAAAATTTTTGGGCCATGTTCTTGAGATAAACTTATCTCCAGAGATTCTTGGAAGAACTTTTGATGGACTTGGCAGACCGAGAGATGGTGGACCTGAAATTATCCCTCAAAAAAGGATGGATATAAATGGAAGTCCTATAAATCCTTATTCAAGAGCTTATCCTCAAGAATTCATCCAAACTGGAATTTCCGCTATAGATGGTATGAATACTATCGTAAGAGGCCAAAAGATTCCAATTTTTTCAGGAGCGGGTCTTCCTCATGCTACGCTTGCTGCTCAGATTGCGAGACAGGCAAGACTTCTTAATGAAGAAGAAAAGTTTGCTGTGGTATTTGGAGCCATGGGAATAACTTTTGAAGAAGCAAACTTCTTTATAGAAAATTTTAAGAATACAGGAGCTTTAGAGAGAACAGTACTGTTTATAAATCTTGCTAATGATCCTGTAATTGAAAGAATAGCGACTCCAAGATTTGCATTAACAGCAGCAGAGTATCTTGCTTTTGATCTAGATATGCATGTCCTTGTAATATTAAGTGATATGACTAACTATGCAGAGGCTTTGAGAGAAGTCTCAGCTTCAAGGAAAGAGGTACCAGGAAGGCGTGGATATCCTGGATATCTTTATACAGACCTTGCAACTCTTTACGAGAGAGCAGGAAGAATTAGAGGTAAGAAAGGTTCAATAACTCTCTTGCCTATATTGACTATGCCTGAAGATGATAGAACTCATCCTATTCCTGACCTGACCGGATATATCACTGAAGGGCAGATATTTTTGAGTAGAGAGCTTCATAGGCGTGGTATATATCCTCCTATTGATGTGTTGCAATCCCTTTCAAGACTGATGAGAGGTGGAATTGGAGAAGGAAGAACTAGAAAAGATCACGGAGATTTGTCCAACCAATTATATGCTGCTTACTCAAGAGGACTTGAAGCAAAAGAACTTGCTGTGGTTTTAGGTGAAGCTGCGCTTACCGAAGAAGATGTTCAATTTCTTGAATTTGCCGAAGCTTTTGAAATGGAATTTATCAAACAAGGAGAATATGAGAACAGAAGTATATTTGAGACGTTAGATTTAGGATGGAAACTCCTTAGAAGATTACCAAGGTCTAGTCTTAAGAGAATTAGACCTGAATATCTTGATGAGTTCTGGGGGAAGGAAGATGCCTCTTAG
- a CDS encoding V-type proton ATPase subunit E has protein sequence MSLERIVERLETEKRTKIEEIKNKKEKEFQEFVAKKEKELEEWKEKQKRSLKEKLNREENTLAAQLKLKYNAEKLRIESDAIAKVKNLVLERLKSSSNEVYNKIWENLLERESIKSGEMILTKNEDKIDVDYFCKKYSLTLSKDRMEGNGGFVIQKDNLVIDLTVDTIIEELVNKNILEIAQILHGER, from the coding sequence ATGTCCTTAGAGAGAATAGTTGAGAGACTTGAAACTGAAAAGAGAACAAAGATTGAAGAGATCAAAAATAAAAAGGAAAAAGAATTCCAAGAGTTTGTAGCTAAAAAGGAAAAAGAATTAGAAGAATGGAAGGAAAAACAAAAGAGAAGCTTGAAAGAGAAGCTTAATAGAGAAGAAAATACTTTGGCTGCTCAGTTAAAGCTTAAGTATAATGCTGAAAAGCTACGTATAGAGTCTGATGCAATTGCTAAAGTTAAGAATTTGGTCTTAGAGAGGCTTAAAAGTTCCTCTAATGAAGTTTACAATAAGATTTGGGAAAATTTGCTTGAGAGAGAGTCCATAAAAAGTGGAGAGATGATTCTCACAAAAAATGAGGATAAGATTGACGTAGATTATTTTTGCAAGAAATATAGTTTAACTTTAAGTAAGGATAGAATGGAGGGAAATGGTGGATTTGTAATTCAAAAAGATAATTTAGTGATCGACCTTACTGTTGATACGATTATTGAAGAATTAGTTAATAAAAACATACTTGAAATAGCGCAAATTCTTCATGGAGAAAGGTAA
- a CDS encoding V-type ATP synthase subunit A — MEGKIVRVAGPLVVAKGLPNVKMYEMVRVGNLELFGEVIGLDNDLVYIQVYEETQGIGPGEPVYALGEPLSVELGPGIISQIYDGIQRPLNRLAEVSGDFLSRGLSFPALDREKKWDFEARVKPGDYVEGGDVLGIVQETSALEHRILVPPYLRGKILEIKSGTYTVEEVIGVLEDDSGKKHELKLMHKWPVRYQRPVKEKLPPQVPLITGQRVLDTFFPLVKGGTACVPGPFGSGKTIIQHQLAKWADAEVVVYIGCGERGNEMTEVLIEFPELKDPRTGKPLMERTVLIANTSNMPVAAREASVFTGITIAEYFRDMGYHVALMADSTSRWAEAMREISGRLGEMPGEEGYPAYLASRVASFYERAGLVKCLGKEDKIGSVSIIGAVSPPGGDLSDPVVQATLRVTKVFWGLDARLAFSRHFPAVDWLVSYSLYLEPVSKFWKENVAEDFYDLRQEAMAILQREAELQDIVRLVGMEALSPQDRLTLETARSIREDFLHQNALHEVDTYTSPYKQYLMLKNIISFHRIAQSLIEEGYPLEDILRLPEREKIARMKFVPEDRINELEALLVEIKQRLEGIKEGTREYA; from the coding sequence ATGGAAGGAAAAATAGTTAGAGTAGCAGGCCCTCTTGTGGTAGCAAAAGGGCTTCCAAATGTAAAGATGTATGAGATGGTTAGAGTAGGTAACCTTGAGCTTTTTGGAGAAGTGATAGGACTTGATAACGATTTGGTATATATTCAAGTGTATGAGGAAACTCAAGGTATAGGTCCTGGTGAGCCTGTTTATGCTTTGGGGGAACCTCTTTCTGTAGAACTCGGGCCTGGAATTATAAGTCAGATTTACGATGGTATACAAAGACCCTTAAATAGACTTGCTGAAGTAAGTGGAGATTTTCTTAGCAGAGGTTTATCTTTTCCTGCTCTCGATAGAGAAAAGAAATGGGATTTTGAAGCAAGGGTTAAACCTGGTGATTATGTAGAAGGTGGAGATGTTCTTGGAATTGTACAAGAAACCTCTGCTTTAGAACATAGGATACTTGTCCCTCCTTATTTGAGGGGTAAGATTCTTGAGATTAAGAGTGGGACTTATACAGTGGAAGAAGTTATTGGTGTTCTAGAGGACGATAGTGGAAAGAAACATGAATTAAAATTGATGCATAAATGGCCTGTAAGGTATCAGAGGCCTGTCAAAGAGAAACTTCCTCCTCAAGTTCCTCTTATAACCGGGCAAAGAGTTCTGGATACGTTCTTTCCTCTTGTAAAAGGTGGTACTGCATGTGTGCCTGGACCCTTTGGAAGTGGTAAAACTATAATTCAGCACCAGCTTGCCAAGTGGGCTGATGCAGAGGTTGTGGTTTATATAGGGTGTGGTGAAAGAGGGAATGAGATGACGGAAGTTTTAATAGAATTTCCAGAATTAAAAGATCCTAGGACTGGAAAGCCTCTTATGGAGAGAACTGTTTTGATAGCTAATACCTCAAACATGCCTGTGGCTGCAAGAGAGGCTTCTGTATTTACTGGTATAACCATTGCTGAGTACTTTAGGGATATGGGATATCATGTAGCTCTCATGGCAGATTCCACATCTCGTTGGGCGGAAGCTATGAGGGAGATATCTGGAAGACTTGGAGAGATGCCTGGTGAGGAAGGATATCCTGCATATCTTGCTTCAAGGGTTGCGAGTTTTTATGAAAGAGCAGGCTTAGTTAAATGTCTGGGCAAAGAGGATAAAATTGGTTCTGTAAGCATAATAGGTGCAGTATCTCCTCCAGGAGGAGATTTGTCGGATCCTGTAGTTCAGGCTACCCTTAGGGTCACAAAAGTATTTTGGGGACTTGATGCTCGTTTGGCTTTTAGCAGACATTTTCCTGCTGTAGATTGGCTTGTAAGTTATTCTCTTTATCTTGAACCTGTGAGTAAGTTCTGGAAAGAAAATGTGGCAGAAGATTTTTATGATTTAAGACAGGAAGCAATGGCTATTCTTCAGAGAGAGGCAGAGCTCCAAGATATAGTAAGGCTTGTGGGTATGGAGGCTTTATCTCCTCAAGATAGATTAACTCTTGAGACAGCTCGTTCTATAAGGGAAGATTTCTTGCATCAAAATGCTCTTCATGAGGTGGATACTTATACTTCTCCTTATAAACAGTATCTAATGTTAAAGAATATAATAAGTTTTCATAGGATAGCTCAAAGCTTGATTGAAGAAGGTTATCCTTTAGAAGATATACTGAGGCTTCCTGAGAGAGAGAAGATAGCAAGAATGAAATTTGTTCCTGAGGATCGTATAAATGAACTTGAGGCTCTATTGGTTGAGATTAAGCAAAGGCTTGAGGGAATAAAGGAGGGAACAAGAGAATATGCCTAA
- a CDS encoding V-type ATP synthase subunit K, giving the protein MLGLAIALIGAALGAGLAAAGSGKGVGIAGEAAAGVLAEKPDLFGTVLILQALPGTQGFYGFIGAFLILMRLGLLGGNVPNLTLEQGLMVFAVSIPLMIGEYVSGMWQGRASAAALQMVAQKPQTSGQAIIIPALVETYAILSLITSIILLFFGVKL; this is encoded by the coding sequence ATGCTTGGTTTGGCAATTGCTCTTATTGGGGCTGCTTTAGGTGCGGGATTAGCAGCAGCAGGTTCTGGAAAAGGAGTAGGAATAGCTGGTGAGGCTGCGGCAGGAGTACTTGCTGAAAAGCCAGATCTTTTTGGTACAGTTCTTATTCTTCAAGCCCTTCCTGGTACACAAGGTTTTTATGGATTTATAGGTGCATTTCTTATACTAATGAGATTGGGACTTCTGGGAGGTAATGTTCCAAATCTTACTTTGGAGCAAGGGTTAATGGTATTTGCAGTAAGTATTCCTCTTATGATTGGAGAATATGTGAGTGGTATGTGGCAGGGTAGGGCGAGTGCTGCTGCTCTTCAAATGGTAGCTCAGAAGCCTCAAACCTCTGGACAGGCTATTATTATTCCTGCTCTTGTGGAGACTTATGCTATTCTTTCTTTAATAACATCAATAATTCTTTTGTTCTTTGGAGTGAAGCTATAA
- a CDS encoding V-type ATP synthase subunit I, translating to MAILKVEKFWLIFPKEKEEKVVSIFKGFEDIHWEKLTEEGNPEKSSPYDAYLTKLDEILKILRFFYPEGKGFLEAFFAGREEITEEEFEKLRSEVSVDELYKEAKILERTLNVIEEKKKLLSNLYEETAYWVDVNEILDFPRVFKRFALYCGGFTQDEWNSFLEDSKDVLEESWYKAFVSNKTVKVIFVVPKTLSEIFENLLQKHNFNHKRIPYLKSSPVEGLEKIQRSLNKVEEELKALYLKAEKLLAKKKNILAWYDYYVAKIKEVGAKSLAHHSNYFTIFSGWIPKRDKERFLTLLRDNIPDAIFDSREPDQDDDPPVILHNPKLIKPFEFLTKLYGLPPYGFIDPTPFMAPFYMVFFGICLGDIGYGLLLLLSSLWIKRKFKPEDDTKQLLDLLTVLSIPSIIVGTLTWSVFGNQPFLGPDGKFLGVFPIVNPSQDLITALGISLFIGIISQFYALILRFISCIKVKDYEGALYDAGLWILFLGSLLIYFGSKALGIRLGGMEVFKYVLLFSLIGLILTQGRDKKGFARILVGLISIYGIMGGYGLTSFVGDVLSYSRLFALNLVGSIFGFVITQLANMVKGVPILGWIFLILIWMGGQLLNFVLSALSAFVHSTRLQFLELYGRFFVDGGRKFLPYRIEGKFFRIKKNYDGR from the coding sequence ATGGCTATTTTAAAAGTTGAAAAGTTCTGGTTGATCTTTCCTAAGGAAAAAGAAGAAAAAGTAGTTTCTATTTTTAAAGGCTTTGAAGACATACACTGGGAGAAACTGACTGAAGAAGGAAACCCTGAAAAGAGTTCTCCTTATGATGCTTATCTTACAAAATTAGATGAGATATTAAAAATCTTAAGATTTTTTTATCCAGAAGGAAAGGGATTTTTAGAGGCATTTTTTGCTGGAAGAGAGGAGATAACAGAAGAAGAGTTTGAGAAGTTAAGATCAGAAGTTTCTGTTGATGAACTATATAAAGAAGCAAAGATTTTAGAAAGAACTCTTAATGTGATAGAAGAGAAGAAAAAGCTATTGTCTAATTTATACGAAGAGACAGCTTATTGGGTAGATGTTAATGAAATTCTTGATTTTCCTAGAGTTTTTAAAAGATTTGCTTTGTATTGTGGTGGCTTTACACAAGATGAATGGAATAGTTTTTTAGAGGATAGTAAAGATGTGCTTGAAGAAAGTTGGTATAAGGCTTTTGTTAGTAATAAAACTGTGAAGGTTATATTTGTTGTACCTAAGACTCTTTCTGAAATTTTTGAAAACCTTCTTCAGAAACATAACTTTAATCATAAACGTATTCCTTATTTGAAATCTTCTCCTGTCGAAGGTCTTGAGAAAATTCAGAGGAGTTTGAATAAGGTAGAAGAAGAATTAAAAGCGTTGTATCTAAAGGCTGAAAAATTATTGGCTAAAAAGAAGAATATTCTTGCATGGTACGATTATTATGTGGCCAAAATAAAAGAGGTAGGGGCAAAAAGTCTTGCTCATCACAGTAATTACTTTACCATATTTTCAGGATGGATACCTAAGAGGGATAAAGAAAGATTTTTAACGTTACTTAGGGATAATATTCCTGATGCTATCTTTGATAGTAGAGAGCCAGATCAGGATGATGATCCGCCTGTAATTTTACATAATCCTAAATTGATTAAACCCTTTGAGTTTTTGACTAAATTGTATGGGCTTCCTCCTTATGGATTTATTGATCCTACACCTTTTATGGCTCCTTTTTACATGGTGTTTTTTGGTATATGCTTAGGGGATATAGGTTATGGGCTTTTGCTTCTTCTAAGTTCTTTATGGATAAAGAGAAAATTCAAACCTGAAGATGACACAAAGCAACTCTTAGATCTTTTAACTGTGCTTAGTATTCCATCTATCATAGTTGGAACATTAACTTGGAGCGTTTTTGGAAATCAACCATTTTTAGGTCCTGATGGAAAATTTCTGGGAGTATTTCCTATTGTAAATCCGTCTCAAGATTTGATTACGGCTCTTGGCATATCGTTATTTATAGGCATAATCTCACAATTCTATGCTTTAATTCTTCGTTTTATATCTTGCATTAAGGTAAAGGACTACGAAGGAGCTTTATACGATGCTGGTTTATGGATATTATTCCTTGGATCATTGTTAATTTATTTTGGATCTAAAGCCTTAGGGATAAGACTTGGAGGTATGGAGGTATTTAAATACGTACTTCTCTTCAGCCTTATTGGGCTTATATTGACTCAGGGAAGAGATAAAAAAGGTTTTGCTCGTATTTTAGTTGGTTTAATTAGTATTTATGGAATAATGGGAGGATATGGTTTGACATCCTTTGTGGGGGATGTACTTTCTTATTCAAGGCTTTTTGCATTAAACCTTGTTGGCTCTATATTTGGATTTGTGATTACCCAGCTTGCCAATATGGTAAAAGGTGTGCCTATTTTAGGATGGATATTTCTGATTTTAATCTGGATGGGGGGTCAACTCTTAAACTTTGTTCTTAGTGCATTATCAGCTTTTGTTCATTCTACCAGGTTACAATTTTTAGAGCTTTATGGAAGATTTTTTGTAGATGGGGGAAGAAAGTTTCTTCCTTATAGAATAGAAGGGAAATTTTTTAGAATAAAGAAAAATTATGATGGGAGGTAA
- the amrB gene encoding AmmeMemoRadiSam system protein B — translation MKKRLPAVAGYFYPATSRELLNMLSQFIKEVPNKVPLWGCIVPHAGYIYSGKVAGAVYSLMEVPDVAIIIGPNHNGLGYPSAIYSEGIWTTPLGDVEIDSVLSQKILQESDYLKEDALAHQPEHSLEVQVPFLQYINPNIKIVPITVVDYSYEVLKNLGYAISQAVRDYEYNTVIIASSDFSHYEPHEIAKQKDLYAIESILNLDEKEFIKRVIEKDISICGVGPIVITMIAVKLLGSKRAKLVEYQTSGNVTRDFDQVVGYAGIIFPK, via the coding sequence ATGAAGAAAAGATTGCCAGCAGTGGCAGGATATTTTTATCCTGCCACCTCAAGAGAGCTTTTAAATATGCTATCTCAGTTTATAAAAGAGGTGCCCAACAAAGTACCTCTCTGGGGATGTATTGTTCCTCACGCTGGATACATTTACTCAGGAAAGGTTGCTGGAGCAGTATACTCTCTCATGGAAGTTCCAGATGTAGCCATAATTATAGGTCCGAACCATAATGGACTTGGATACCCCTCTGCTATTTATAGTGAAGGAATCTGGACTACTCCCCTCGGAGACGTAGAAATAGATTCTGTTCTTTCACAAAAAATCTTACAAGAATCTGATTATCTTAAAGAAGACGCCTTAGCTCACCAACCAGAACACTCTCTTGAGGTTCAAGTACCTTTCTTACAATATATAAATCCCAACATAAAAATAGTACCCATAACTGTGGTTGACTACAGCTATGAGGTGCTAAAAAATCTAGGATATGCTATAAGCCAAGCCGTAAGAGATTATGAGTATAACACTGTGATAATTGCAAGCTCAGATTTTTCTCACTATGAACCACATGAAATTGCAAAACAGAAGGATCTTTATGCTATAGAATCTATTCTCAATCTGGACGAAAAAGAGTTTATAAAAAGAGTTATAGAAAAAGACATTTCAATATGTGGAGTAGGCCCAATAGTTATCACAATGATAGCCGTAAAATTACTGGGAAGTAAAAGAGCAAAACTTGTTGAGTATCAAACTTCAGGTAATGTAACAAGAGATTTTGATCAAGTTGTAGGATATGCTGGAATAATTTTTCCTAAGTAA